The genomic segment CCACGAGCCGCCGCCGCCCCCGCCGCCCGCCGAGGTGACGATGAGCACGCCGCGGCCGGCGCCGCCGAAGAAGGCCGCGCCGAAGAGGGCGCACGCGTCCGCTGCGAAGAAGGACGCCGGGGCGGCCGCCGCGCCGAGCGACGACGACCTCGTTCGCTTGATCCAGGCCGGCGAAACGCCGTCTTCGCCTTAGCCGGGGAAGATAAGGAATCCGGCGCCAGAGATGAAGAAGTTCAAAATGATGATCGCGAGCGACGTGTTGACGACCGCGCGCGTCGTCGCCCAGCCGACGCCCTCGGAGCCGCCGAAGGTCGAGAGCCCGCAGTAGCCGCTCACGACCGGGATCGCGGCGCCGTAGGCGAGGCACTTCGCGAGGCCGATCGAGACGTCGCCGACGTCGATCATCTGCATGCTGAAGAAGGTCTGGTACGGGACCTCGTAGGCGATGTTCGCCGTGATCGCCCCCGACACGAAGGCGACCGTGCCGGCGAAGACGATGAGGCACAGCGTCATCAGCATGCTCGCGAGGAAGCGCGGCACGATGAGGAAGTCGATCGGGTCGGCCGCGCACATGCGGAGCGCGTCGACCTGCTCGGTGACGACCATCGAGCCGATCTCCGCCGCGATGCCGGCGCCGACGCGGGTCGCCAGCATGAGCGCGCCGATCGACGCGGCGAAGTCGCGGACGAGGAGCTCGAGGTAGATCGCCCCGAGCATCGTGAAGTCGGGGACGACGCGCTTCGCCTGGAGGCCCGCCTGGTAGACGAGGATCATCCCGATGAAGCCCATCGTCGTGCAGAGGAAGAAGAGCGACTTGTTGCCGATCTCGTACATCTGCCGGGCGACCACGCCCTTCTCGCGGCGGCCGTTGAACGTGTAGTAGAGCGTGCGGACGAAGACGGAGTAGAGCTCGCGGCCGCCGATGAGCAGATCGATCGCCGCCGCGCCGAGCTCTCCGATCGTCCCGAGCTCGGGCTGCCCCTCGTCGTGATCGGCCGCGCCGGCGCGCGCCGTCGTCGTCGAGAAGCCGTGCGCCGGCGGCTTTACCTGATTCGAGCTCATCAGCCCGACGCGAAGCTCACGAGGTAATCGAGGACGAAGACGCCCGCCGCGCTCGTCACGACGGTCGCGTTGACCGCGCGCCCGACGCCCGGCGCGCCGCCCGTCGTCGCGAGGCCGAAGTGGCAGCTCGCGAGCGCCATGAGGAGACCGTAGACGATGCTCTTGAAGAGGCCGTTCGCGACGTCGCCGAAGCCGAGGAGGCCGCCGGTGACGCCGTTGTAGAAGGTGACGGGGGAGACGCCGAGGAGCGCCTGCCCCGTGTACGCCGCGCCGAAGAGCGCGAGCGCGTCGGCGAAGAGCGTCATCATGAAGAGGGTCGAGACGATCGCGATGAAGCGCGGCGCGACGAGGAAGCCGATCGGATCGATCGCGAGGACGCGGAGCGCGTCGAGCTGCTCGGTGACGACCATCGTCCCGATCTCGGCGGTGTTGTTCGCGCCGACGCGCCCCGAGATCATGAGCGCGGTGAGGAGCGGCGCGATCTCGCGCAGCGTGCCGAAGCCCGCGCCCCAGCCGAGGAGGCCCTCCGCGCCGTAGCGCTTCACGATCGTCGCCGCCTGGATGACCATGATCGCGCCGGTGAAGAGCGCGGTGACGGCGACGATCGGGAGCGACTTCACCGCCATCTTGTAGAGGTTCTTCCAGAGCTCTCCGC from the Labilithrix sp. genome contains:
- a CDS encoding ABC transporter permease, yielding MSSNQVKPPAHGFSTTTARAGAADHDEGQPELGTIGELGAAAIDLLIGGRELYSVFVRTLYYTFNGRREKGVVARQMYEIGNKSLFFLCTTMGFIGMILVYQAGLQAKRVVPDFTMLGAIYLELLVRDFAASIGALMLATRVGAGIAAEIGSMVVTEQVDALRMCAADPIDFLIVPRFLASMLMTLCLIVFAGTVAFVSGAITANIAYEVPYQTFFSMQMIDVGDVSIGLAKCLAYGAAIPVVSGYCGLSTFGGSEGVGWATTRAVVNTSLAIIILNFFISGAGFLIFPG
- a CDS encoding ABC transporter permease, translating into MAAAPTTTTPKSEPGAFTTFFGAVGAGFLGAAQTAGGMTILFAKCVARIATFRIDGGELWKNLYKMAVKSLPIVAVTALFTGAIMVIQAATIVKRYGAEGLLGWGAGFGTLREIAPLLTALMISGRVGANNTAEIGTMVVTEQLDALRVLAIDPIGFLVAPRFIAIVSTLFMMTLFADALALFGAAYTGQALLGVSPVTFYNGVTGGLLGFGDVANGLFKSIVYGLLMALASCHFGLATTGGAPGVGRAVNATVVTSAAGVFVLDYLVSFASG